From the Amycolatopsis thermoflava N1165 genome, one window contains:
- a CDS encoding alpha/beta hydrolase domain-containing protein, whose product MRTAVLATLLAVFTALLPATAAAANPTITTPPAGSHGFPFLAAAEDLGSFGYTESEFFISGTATAYAKSGLWTSSGRWDVRPTTQAEYRTRLLVRRPSDPARFNGTVVVEWLNVSAQLELSPDYWFMRDELLRQGYAWVGVSAQSVGVNGGLGDIAGLRGWDPARYGSLVHPGDAYAYDIFSQAGQALRTPNGPDPLGGLEIRTLLADGESQSAGFMTTYANAVQPVARVYDGLMIHSNSAVAAPISGRLVDVLTMPNPSRIRTDTAVPVFVVLTETDVPGAAVARQPDTDRVVHWELAGTAHGDQWAFDLGGPTVQKSAGSAAPEPGCAAGSAPYNDGPGHYSMNAALRALTTWAQGGPRPASGALLDADRRDLATGLATGGIRLPDVAVPTRTLSGERDTTDSGVFCGLYGARDPWNGDADPWDQHDDGDPSDPSFPPTAEPVLSRLYPTNADYVAKVQAAAQSSVTAGHLLPEDAATIVEAARNSGIGG is encoded by the coding sequence GTGCGCACAGCCGTTCTCGCGACACTACTGGCGGTGTTCACCGCGCTCCTGCCCGCCACGGCCGCGGCCGCGAACCCGACGATCACCACACCACCCGCGGGAAGCCACGGGTTCCCGTTCCTCGCCGCGGCCGAGGACCTCGGCTCGTTCGGCTACACCGAGAGCGAGTTCTTCATCTCGGGCACCGCCACCGCGTACGCCAAGTCGGGGCTGTGGACCTCGTCCGGCCGGTGGGACGTCCGGCCGACCACCCAGGCCGAGTACCGGACGCGGCTGCTGGTCCGGCGGCCGAGCGACCCGGCGCGCTTCAACGGCACGGTCGTCGTGGAGTGGCTCAACGTCAGCGCCCAGCTGGAACTGTCGCCCGACTACTGGTTCATGCGGGACGAGCTGCTCCGCCAGGGCTACGCGTGGGTCGGCGTGTCGGCGCAGTCCGTCGGCGTCAACGGCGGGCTCGGCGACATCGCGGGCCTGCGCGGCTGGGACCCGGCGCGCTACGGCAGCCTCGTGCACCCCGGCGACGCCTACGCCTATGACATCTTCTCCCAGGCGGGACAGGCGTTGCGCACGCCGAACGGGCCGGACCCGCTGGGCGGCCTGGAGATCCGGACGCTGCTCGCCGACGGGGAATCGCAGTCGGCCGGGTTCATGACCACCTACGCCAACGCCGTCCAGCCGGTCGCGCGCGTCTACGACGGCCTGATGATCCACAGCAACAGCGCGGTCGCGGCCCCGATCAGCGGCAGGCTCGTCGACGTGCTGACGATGCCGAACCCGAGCCGCATCCGGACCGACACCGCGGTTCCGGTGTTCGTGGTGCTCACCGAGACCGACGTGCCGGGCGCGGCGGTGGCACGGCAACCGGACACCGACCGCGTCGTGCACTGGGAGCTGGCCGGCACCGCCCACGGCGACCAGTGGGCCTTCGACCTCGGCGGCCCGACGGTGCAGAAGTCCGCCGGATCGGCCGCGCCGGAACCGGGTTGCGCCGCCGGGTCCGCGCCCTACAACGACGGGCCCGGCCACTACTCGATGAACGCCGCGCTGCGGGCGCTGACCACGTGGGCGCAGGGCGGACCGCGCCCGGCGAGCGGCGCGCTGCTCGACGCCGACCGCCGCGACCTGGCCACCGGCCTGGCCACCGGCGGCATCCGGCTGCCCGACGTCGCGGTGCCGACGCGCACGCTGAGCGGCGAGCGGGACACCACGGACAGCGGCGTCTTCTGCGGCCTCTACGGCGCGCGGGACCCGTGGAACGGCGACGCGGACCCGTGGGACCAGCACGACGACGGCGACCCGTCCGACCCGTCGTTCCCGCCCACGGCGGAGCCGGTGCTGAGCCGCCTGTACCCGACCAACGCGGACTACGTGGCCAAGGTGCAGGCGGCCGCCCAGTCCTCGGTCACGGCGGGCCACCTGCTGCCCGAGGACGCGGCCACGATCGTCGAAGCCGCCCGGAATTCCGGCATCGGGGGTTAG
- a CDS encoding ABC transporter permease gives MLRDTWLIFKRDWTLSMRNPAWVMIGIMQPVLYLVLFGPLMEKVVSSTPGFPPGTSWTILTPALIIQLALFSSSFAGFSLLMDYRSGVLERLRVTPASRVGLLLGKVVNNVIQAVIQAVLITVLAYVAFGLDAPIGGVLLSLVIVGLVAATLASASYAVALTLKSEQAFPALLNAVLMPVLLLSGILLPITSILAPDWLYAISRINPFTHVVDAERATFRGDLTMDALMTGSIILVVMTVLAVFWGTRTFQKENA, from the coding sequence ATGTTGCGTGACACGTGGCTGATCTTCAAGCGGGACTGGACGTTGTCCATGCGCAACCCGGCGTGGGTGATGATCGGCATCATGCAGCCGGTGCTGTACCTGGTGCTGTTCGGGCCGCTGATGGAAAAGGTCGTCAGCAGCACGCCGGGCTTCCCGCCGGGCACCAGCTGGACCATCCTGACGCCGGCGCTGATCATCCAGCTGGCGCTGTTCAGCTCGTCGTTCGCCGGGTTCTCGCTGCTGATGGACTACCGCAGCGGCGTGCTGGAACGGCTGCGGGTGACGCCGGCCAGCCGGGTGGGGCTGTTGCTGGGCAAGGTCGTGAACAACGTGATCCAGGCGGTCATCCAGGCCGTGCTGATCACCGTGCTCGCGTATGTCGCCTTTGGACTGGACGCGCCGATCGGCGGGGTGCTGCTGAGCCTGGTGATCGTCGGCCTCGTCGCGGCGACACTGGCTTCGGCGTCCTACGCGGTGGCGCTGACGCTGAAGAGCGAGCAGGCCTTCCCGGCGCTGCTGAACGCCGTGCTGATGCCGGTGCTGCTGCTGTCCGGCATCCTGCTGCCGATCACCAGCATCCTCGCGCCGGACTGGCTCTACGCCATCTCGCGGATCAACCCGTTCACCCACGTCGTCGACGCGGAGCGGGCCACCTTCCGCGGCGACCTCACGATGGACGCGCTGATGACCGGCTCGATCATCCTCGTGGTGATGACGGTCCTCGCGGTGTTCTGGGGCACGCGGACCTTCCAGAAGGAGAACGCCTGA